The following proteins are co-located in the Ictalurus punctatus breed USDA103 chromosome 14, Coco_2.0, whole genome shotgun sequence genome:
- the hdac10 gene encoding polyamine deacetylase HDAC10 isoform X1 produces MSGTGLIYDEEMTRYKLLWTDPTCKIEVPERLTVSYEALKCRGLEQRCVCVPIRQATDEEILLVHSKEYLEAVKQTPHMSLDDLLTFTQQYGDVYFHPNIYHCATLAVGAALQLVDNVMTGKVRNGMALVRPPGHHSQRSEANGFCVFNNVAIATLYAKKHYNLNRVLIVDWDIHHGQGVQYCFEEDSSVLYFSWHRYEHQRFWPNLAESDYDRVGKGKGTGFNINLPWNKVGMTNSDYLSAFFHVLLPIAYEFDPELVFVCAGFDSAIGDPEGHMCASPEIFGHLTHLLMSLAEGRLCVVLEGGYNLTSLAQSVCQTIQTLLGDPTPVLNDIGPPCHSALESVHNVRAAHQKNWGCLKHMVCPVSEPSTKQCRVEEKDEKQEEETTEHLVWPEPLPRDAPPVHTAALISKEEEDLLPEDCQCLGEISPKYIEEAEKIRNKHFQDVTDEKTLQCIQDVVSLLEKIKTREVRNGLVVVPDVFVSLKCAVEHATNSLSERILVLFVGDDDVPVDTKDGRVLLVQICKKEPEGVKSLYHVPVCLNKGVFSSASVMAAVLGLVLPLAYEFNAGLVLQVVAEGSGGLDVRVWAQLTSLLQGVAQGATLALLKGCERDMVKATGLSLSGASAPLLGPLDPPLAEDVKVIEAQRQRLQERWGLLLNTVSESGTQSQDR; encoded by the exons ATGTCTGGAACGGGATTAATCTACGATGAGGAAATGACTCGGTACAAACTTCTCTGGACTGA CCCAACCTGTAAGATCGAGGTACCTGAGCGGTTAACAGTTAGTTACGAGGCACTGAAGTGCAGAGGTTTGgagcagaggtgtgtgtgtgttcccattCGTCAAGCAACTGATGAAGAAATCCTGCTAGTTCACAG TAAAGAGTATCTTGAAGCTGTGAAACAAACCCCACACATGAGCTTAGATGATCTCTTGACCTTCACTCAGCAGTACGGTGACGTTTATTTTCATCCC AATATTTACCACTGTGCTACGCTGGCGGTTGGTGCTGCACTGCAGCTGGTGGACAACGTTATGACAGGGAAAGTGAGGAATGGAATGGCTCTTGTAAG GCCCCCTGGTCATCACAGCCAGCGGAGTGAAGCCAATGGTTTCTGCGTGTTCAACAATGTGGCCATAGCTACCCTCTACGCCAAGAAACACTATAACCTCAACAG GGTGTTGATCGTGGATTGGGATATTCACCATGGACAGGGAGTGCAGTACTGCTTTGAAGAGGATTCCAG TGTATTGTATTTTTCATGGCATCGCTATGAGCACCAGCGTTTCTGGCCCAACCTTGCTGAGTCTGACTACGACAGAGTGGGGAAAGGCAAAGGAACTGGCTTTAACATCAACCTGCCCTGGAATAAG GTGGGAATGACCAATAGTGACTACCTCTCAGCTTTTTTCCATGTCCTCTTGCCCATCGCATATGAG tttgatcctgagctggTGTTTGTCTGTGCAGGATTTGATTCTGCCATAGGAGATCCAGAG GGTCACATGTGTGCTTCTCCAGAGATTTTTGGTCACCTTACCCACCTGTTGATGTCTCTGGCTGAGGGCAGATTGTGTGTTGTCTTGGAG GGCGGATACAACTTGACGTCTCTTGCTCAGTCAGTTTGCCAAACCATACAAACTCTGCTTGGTGATCCAACACCAGTGCTGAATGATATTGGTCCCCCGTGTCACAG TGCTCTGGAGTCTGTTCATAATGTTCGAGCTGCTCACCAGAAGAACTGGGGCTGTCTCAAACAcatgg TCTGCCCTGTCTCAGAGCCAAGCACCAAGCAGTGCAGAGTGGAGGAGAAAGATGAAAAGCAGGAAGAGGAGACAACTGAACATCTAGTCTGGCCTGAACCCTTACCTAGAGATGCACCTCCTGTGCATACGGCTGCGCTGATCTCTAAAGAGGAAGAAGACTTGCTCCCAGAGGATTGTCAGTGCCTGGGTGAAATATCACCAAAGTATATTGAGGAAGCAGAGAAAATCAG GAATAAACATTTTCAGGACGTGACTGATGAGAAGACCTTACAGTGCATCCAGGATGTTGTTTCACTTTTGGAGAAAATCAAGACCAGAGAG GTGCGGAATGGCTTGGTTGTAGTGCCTGATGTGTTCGTATCTCTGAAGTGTGCTGTGGAGCATGCCACAAACTCACTGTCTGAGCG GATTTTGGTGCTGTTTGTGGGGGATGATGATGTTCCAGTGGACACTAAAGATGG GAGAGTACTTTTGGTGCAAATCTGCAAAAAGGAGCCTGAAGGAGTGAAGTCTCTCTATCATGTGCCTGTGTGTCTGAACAAA GGTGTGTTCTCCAGTGCGAGTGTCATGGCTGCAGTATTGGGTCTAGTCCTGCCCCTAGCGTATGAGTTTAATGCAGGCCTGGTGCTGCAGGTTGTGGCAGAGGGCAGTGGTGGGTTAGATGTGCGTGTCTGGGCACAACTCACCAGCCTGCTTCAGGGGGTAGCACAGGGCGCAACTCTGGCACTTCTCAAG GGCTGTGAGAGAGACATGGTGAAGGCTacaggactctctctctctggggcTTCTGCTCCATTGCTCGGGCCTCTggatcctcctctggctgaggATGTGAAGGTTATAGAGGCACAGAGACAAAGACTGCAGGAGCGTTGGGGCCTCCTGTTGAACACTG tttCAGAAAGTGGAACACAGAGTCAGGACAGATGA
- the hdac10 gene encoding polyamine deacetylase HDAC10 isoform X2 has product MTGKVRNGMALVRPPGHHSQRSEANGFCVFNNVAIATLYAKKHYNLNRVLIVDWDIHHGQGVQYCFEEDSSVLYFSWHRYEHQRFWPNLAESDYDRVGKGKGTGFNINLPWNKVGMTNSDYLSAFFHVLLPIAYEFDPELVFVCAGFDSAIGDPEGHMCASPEIFGHLTHLLMSLAEGRLCVVLEGGYNLTSLAQSVCQTIQTLLGDPTPVLNDIGPPCHSALESVHNVRAAHQKNWGCLKHMVCPVSEPSTKQCRVEEKDEKQEEETTEHLVWPEPLPRDAPPVHTAALISKEEEDLLPEDCQCLGEISPKYIEEAEKIRNKHFQDVTDEKTLQCIQDVVSLLEKIKTREVRNGLVVVPDVFVSLKCAVEHATNSLSERILVLFVGDDDVPVDTKDGRVLLVQICKKEPEGVKSLYHVPVCLNKGVFSSASVMAAVLGLVLPLAYEFNAGLVLQVVAEGSGGLDVRVWAQLTSLLQGVAQGATLALLKGCERDMVKATGLSLSGASAPLLGPLDPPLAEDVKVIEAQRQRLQERWGLLLNTVSESGTQSQDR; this is encoded by the exons ATGACAGGGAAAGTGAGGAATGGAATGGCTCTTGTAAG GCCCCCTGGTCATCACAGCCAGCGGAGTGAAGCCAATGGTTTCTGCGTGTTCAACAATGTGGCCATAGCTACCCTCTACGCCAAGAAACACTATAACCTCAACAG GGTGTTGATCGTGGATTGGGATATTCACCATGGACAGGGAGTGCAGTACTGCTTTGAAGAGGATTCCAG TGTATTGTATTTTTCATGGCATCGCTATGAGCACCAGCGTTTCTGGCCCAACCTTGCTGAGTCTGACTACGACAGAGTGGGGAAAGGCAAAGGAACTGGCTTTAACATCAACCTGCCCTGGAATAAG GTGGGAATGACCAATAGTGACTACCTCTCAGCTTTTTTCCATGTCCTCTTGCCCATCGCATATGAG tttgatcctgagctggTGTTTGTCTGTGCAGGATTTGATTCTGCCATAGGAGATCCAGAG GGTCACATGTGTGCTTCTCCAGAGATTTTTGGTCACCTTACCCACCTGTTGATGTCTCTGGCTGAGGGCAGATTGTGTGTTGTCTTGGAG GGCGGATACAACTTGACGTCTCTTGCTCAGTCAGTTTGCCAAACCATACAAACTCTGCTTGGTGATCCAACACCAGTGCTGAATGATATTGGTCCCCCGTGTCACAG TGCTCTGGAGTCTGTTCATAATGTTCGAGCTGCTCACCAGAAGAACTGGGGCTGTCTCAAACAcatgg TCTGCCCTGTCTCAGAGCCAAGCACCAAGCAGTGCAGAGTGGAGGAGAAAGATGAAAAGCAGGAAGAGGAGACAACTGAACATCTAGTCTGGCCTGAACCCTTACCTAGAGATGCACCTCCTGTGCATACGGCTGCGCTGATCTCTAAAGAGGAAGAAGACTTGCTCCCAGAGGATTGTCAGTGCCTGGGTGAAATATCACCAAAGTATATTGAGGAAGCAGAGAAAATCAG GAATAAACATTTTCAGGACGTGACTGATGAGAAGACCTTACAGTGCATCCAGGATGTTGTTTCACTTTTGGAGAAAATCAAGACCAGAGAG GTGCGGAATGGCTTGGTTGTAGTGCCTGATGTGTTCGTATCTCTGAAGTGTGCTGTGGAGCATGCCACAAACTCACTGTCTGAGCG GATTTTGGTGCTGTTTGTGGGGGATGATGATGTTCCAGTGGACACTAAAGATGG GAGAGTACTTTTGGTGCAAATCTGCAAAAAGGAGCCTGAAGGAGTGAAGTCTCTCTATCATGTGCCTGTGTGTCTGAACAAA GGTGTGTTCTCCAGTGCGAGTGTCATGGCTGCAGTATTGGGTCTAGTCCTGCCCCTAGCGTATGAGTTTAATGCAGGCCTGGTGCTGCAGGTTGTGGCAGAGGGCAGTGGTGGGTTAGATGTGCGTGTCTGGGCACAACTCACCAGCCTGCTTCAGGGGGTAGCACAGGGCGCAACTCTGGCACTTCTCAAG GGCTGTGAGAGAGACATGGTGAAGGCTacaggactctctctctctggggcTTCTGCTCCATTGCTCGGGCCTCTggatcctcctctggctgaggATGTGAAGGTTATAGAGGCACAGAGACAAAGACTGCAGGAGCGTTGGGGCCTCCTGTTGAACACTG tttCAGAAAGTGGAACACAGAGTCAGGACAGATGA